The sequence GTGGGTGCACGACCTGGGCCAGTCGCGCACCCCGGCCGGTGAAGGTGGTACGCAGCGACTCGTGCCGGTCGGTGAGCGCGGACAGCGCGGCGTCCAGGGCGTCGGCGTCGACCTCGCCGGTGAGCCGACACAGCAGTGGGCAGCTCAACGCGCCGAAGTCGGTGCGATAGTGCTTGATCATCCAGAGCAGACGCTGGGCCACGGAAGCTGGTGTCTGTCGTATCTCCACACCCGGACGATAGCGCCAATCCGTTGGCATCGGTCAGCTCACTGGGTATGTTGTGTTGTATGAGCTTTGTCGTGCCGGCTCGCGTGAACACCACACTCACCTGGGACTACGAAGCCTCCGACCCCCGGCTCGTGGCGCTCTACGAACGGGCCAAGTCGTCGCAGTGGCGAGCCTCGGACGTCGACTGGTCGGTGCCCGTGCCGTTCGGCGAGCCGCTGCCCGACGACTCCGCCTTCGCGATGGCGGCCTTCGCCGACTCGCCACTCGCGGCGCGCGGCCCCCGTGCCTGGGACGCGTTCCGCTGGGAGTTCCAGTCGTGGATGGTCAGCCAGTTCCTGCACGGCGAGCAGGCCGCCATGATCGTCGCGGCCCGGCTCGTGGAGACGGTGCCGGATCTGGACAGCAAGTTCTACGCCGCCACCCAGGCCGTCGACGAGGCCCGGCACGTCGAGGTCTTCTCCCGGTATCTGCGGGAGAAGATCCCCGAGCCGTACGAGGTGTCCCCGCCGCTGCGGGAACTGCTCACCGACATCCTGTCCGACTCGCGGTGGGACGTCACCGCGCTCGGCATGCAGATCATGGTCGAGGCGATCGCGATGGCCTCGTTCCGGTTGTCCAACAGCAGCTTCCACGACCCACTGATCAAGGAGCTGACCCACCTCGTGGCCCGCGACGAGGCGCGCCACGTCACCTTCGGGGTGCTCTCCCTCAGCGGGCTCTACGACCAGCTCACCACGGCCGAGCGGGCGGAGCGGGAGGAACTGGTCCTGGACGCCGCGGCGCTGATCCGGCGACGGTTCCTGCTCGACGACATCTGGCAGCGGCTGGAGGTGGACCGCGCCGCGGGGGTGGAGTTCGCCACCAACCACGACCTCATGATCAAGTACCGGCAGGCGGTGTTCTCCCGGGTCGCCGTCGCGCTCGGTCAGATCGGCCTGATGACCGACCAGGTCCGCACCGGCCTGGACAAACTGGGCCTGCTGCAGTTCGCCGGCGAGCGGCTGCGTGCCCGGAAGGGGCGTTGACATGACGGCCACCCGGCAGCCCCTCGACCTGGCCGCGGTGATGCGGCTCGGCGAGCTCGGCGACCAGATCACCCCCTTCGCGCTGCGCGCCGCGTGCGACCTGCGCATCGCCGACCTGCTCGCGGACGGCCCGCGTACGGTGGCGGAGCTGGCCGGTTCGGCCGACGCGCACCCGGTGCACTGCTGCGCCTGCTGCGCGCGCTGGCCGCCCGGGGCGTGTTCACCGAGGTCGCCGACGCCACGTTCGCCCTCACCCCACTCGCCGAACCGCTGCGGGGCGACCATCCGATGTCCCTGCGGGACAGCTTCACCCTGCTCGACTCGGACGTGCGGGCGTGGGGCGCGGTCCGGCACACCCTGCGCACCGGGGAACCGGCCTTCCCACACGTGCACGGCCAGGACTACTGGGCCTATCTGGCCGACCACCCGCAGGAGAGCAGCCGGGTCGACGACTGGATGCGCAGCGTCAACCGGCTGCACCTGCGTACCGTGCTCGGGGCGTACCCGTGGCGCCGGTTCGGCACCCTGGTCGACGTCGGCGGCGGCACCGGCGGTTTCCTGGCCGGCCTGCTCGCCCGCTTCGCCGCGGTCCGGGGCGTGCTGTTCGACCTGCCGCACGTGGTGTCGGGCGCGGCGGAGGTGCTGGCCGCGGCGGGGTGGCCGACCGCTGCGCGGTGGTGCCCGGTGACGCCTTCGACGCGGTGCCCACCGGTGGCGACGGATACCTGCTCAAGACCGTGTTGCCCGGGTTCGACGACGACTCCGCCACCCGCATCCTCGGCAACGTCCGGGCCGCCATGCGGCCCGACTCCCGGTTGGTGCTGCTGGAGGCCGTGCTGCCGGCCGGCGACGCCTTCGACATGGCGAAGCTGTTCGACGTGCACGCCATGGTGCTCACCGGCGGCGCGCACCGCAGCGCCGAGCAGACCGGCCGGCTGCTGGAGCGGGTGGGGCTCCGGTTGGCCCAGGTCGTCGGCACGCCCACGCTCACCGTGCTGGAGGCGCTGCCGGCCGACTGAGCCGGCCGACCGGGCCGGCCGGCTCCGGGCCGGCGGTCAGGCGATGCGGACCGGGATCGAGGCGTACGCCCGGAACGGGGTGTCGCGCTCGCGCACGGTCGGCGCGGCGGGCTCGAGGACGGCGAGCCGGGCCAGCCGGTCGAAGACCACGGCCCCCTCCATCCTGGCCAGGAAGGCACCGAGGCAGAGGTGGGCACCCCCGCCGAAGGCGAGATGCGGGTTGTCCGCCCGGCCCACGTCCAGCCGGTCGGGACGGGAGAAGCGACGCTCGTCGTGGTTCGCCGCACCGATCATCAGCACCAGGACCCGGCCCCGGCGCACCGTGCGCCCGCCGATCTCGATCGGTTCGTGGACGTACCGTGCCGTGCCCTGGATCGGCGCGTCCCAGCGCAGGAACTCGTCGACGGCGGTACCGACCAGCGACCGGTCGGCCCGCAGCCGGTCGAGCTGGTCGGGGTGGCTCAGCAGGGCGGCGGCCCCGGTGCCGATCATGTGGACGGTGGTCTCGAAGCCGGCGAAGAACGAGAAGACCGTGTTGTCGACGATCTCGTCGTGGCTGAGGGTGTCCCCCGACTCCTCGGCGTCCAGCAGCCGGGAGAGCAGGTCGTCGCCCCGGCGGGCGCGGCGCTGGTCGAGCAGGGCGCCGATGTGTTCGCGCAGCCACCGGACGGCCACGTCGGCCTCGGCGCGGGCGTGTTCGGGGACGACCGCCGTGAAGGCCCGGCCGAGGTTCATCGCGTGGCGGCGCACCTCCTCGGTGGACTCCGGTGGGATGCCCATCAGCCGGCAGACCACCCGGACCGGTAGCGGGTAGGCCAGCTCGCCGACCAGATCCATCCGTCCGTTCGCCAGGGCCGGCTCGATCAGCTCGTCGACCAGGTCCGCCACGTAGGAGCGCAGCTGGCGGACCACCGCGGGGCTGAACGCCCGGCTCATCAGGCGCCGCAACCGGACGTGGTCCGGCGGGTCGCGATAGAGCATGATCCGCTGGAAGAACGCGCTGGCCGGCCCGTCGCCCACCGACACCTGGTGGTAGCCGTCGGGAAACTCGCTGCCCAGCCGGGGGTCATGCTGCAACGCCGCGACGTCGGCGAAGCGGGTGACGCCCCAACTGCCCGGTCCGATCCGGCACAGCGGTCCGGCGGCGCGCAGGCGGGCGTACTCGGGGTAGGGATCCTCGACGACGTTCGGGTCCAGGGCGTCGAACCGTGGTGTCAGGGCCGGTGCGGTCATGCATCTAGTGTCTGTCGGGTTGACACCGGACGGCAAGTCACATGCCGACATACCACACAACCGTCGGGCCGGGTGGCGCAGTCCGATCCGGGCCGGGTCACGGGTTCCGGCGACTTTTGTCGGATGTTCGGCAACCGGCGCGCAGTTCGATCACGCGCGGTGATCCCGAGTGTCGGATCGAGGTCGGCCGTGCGGAGCCACGCCGGGCGGTGCTCCGCCGCCCCGGTGCGCGCGGGTGGCGCGTGCCGGGGCGGGCATGCGCTGCTCATCGCGGATCCGCGGCCGGGGAGGCCGGGCCGCCGGGGGCGGGGCCGGAACTCTTCCTGTTGCGGCACGGAAAGTCACATGCATTGTCGCCTATCAGAATTACCGACGGAGATAGCACGCGGATGTCACATTATTGAAGCCGATCGGTCATTCCCCTGCCGCGGCGGTCCGCCCTAGGGTGTGACACCAGCAGGAGGGGGGAATTGTGTTGCCGATGGTCAAAGCTCGGAGAGTGAGTCGAACCGCCGTCGCGATTTCCGTCAGCGGCAGTGTCGACCGGAGCACCGCCGGGTATGTCACCCGGGTCGCCGAGTACATGCTGGAACACGTCGACTCGCGCCCGGACCGGGTCGAGTTGGATCTGACCGACGTGACCGGCGTCGACGAGGTGGGCTTCACGTCCCTGGTCGACGTGGCCGCCGGTGCCACCGCGGCCGGCGCGGCGGTGGTGGTGCGATGCGGCGCCGAGCGGGCCATGCTGGAGCGGCACCGCGGTGGACGCGGGGTGGCCTCGGAGCAGATCGGTCGAATGCTGCGCGTGCACTTCAAGTTCCTGGTGCGGCGGCGCATGTCCCGTCCCGCGGTCGCCGGGGCACGCGTGGTGCGCTGGTGCCCCGGCCCGCTGGCCGGTCGCAGCCGGGGCTGACCGCGACCGGCAGGTGGCGCGGTGGCGCGGGCCGGGTGAGTTGCCCGAGGCACCCTGTTCGGCCGCGCGAGTCCGGTTCAGCGCACTTAACCCGATTGTCGCCGACATCGCGGCGCTTGCAATTTGCATTATCGCGTGTTGTTGCACGACGAGCCGAAAGAAATCTGTCTATACGCTGACTGCGTGCGACGTCGATTATTGCGGGCTCAATTAAATCCACGTCCCTTGTCCGCCCTGCTCGGCATGGCCGTCGTCGGACGGGACGCGATCGAACCCCGCCACCGGATGTCGCCCGCGCCAATCGGCCGACCCTTCCGGCCGCGCCGCCGAGCCCCGGCCCGCTCAGGGCACCCGTACGGCCCGCAGCTCGGCGAGCGGGACGTCGGCGTCGGCGACCGCACGCCGTACCAGGTCGACGTAGCCGCGGACGAAGGCGTCGGCCCACGCCGGATCGAACTCGGCACGCGAGCACAACAGCAGCACGGAGGTCACGTCGCCCTGCGGCACCACGACGAACTCCAGCGCGAAGCGCCGCCGCTCCAGCTGGGCCTCCATGTCGTCCAGTTCCTCGCCGGCCATGTCGGTACGGGTCATCAGGCTGCCGATCAGCTGGAACAGCACGTCGTCGGTGCGCCCGGCGCCACCGGTCACCGTGTCCGGCGGCAGCAGCTGGTGGGGGAGGTCCTGGTGGCGCATCGCGTCCATCACGGTGGTCCGCGCCTGCCCGATCAGCTCGCTCAGCGTGGTGTCCGGGGTGAAGCGTTCGCGCAGCAGCACCATGCTGGCGAAGAAGCCCACGGTGTCGCGCACCTGCGGCAGCCCGCGGTTGGCGAACAGCGAGGCCACGGTGAGGTCGCCGGCGGCGGTCTCGGCGTGCAGCAACGCGTAGAACACCGCGAGGGTGACCGGGAACAACGTGGTGCGGTGCCGGCGGGCGAGCTGCCGCAGGGCGGCGGTGGTCTCCGCGTCCAGGTAGTGCTCGACCGAGATCCATGGCGGCTCGCCGTCGGGCACCGGGCG is a genomic window of Micromonospora tarapacensis containing:
- a CDS encoding condensation domain-containing protein, translated to MDHYRGRDSALNEQVLWRLRGPYDHEAMTRAVAALTARHEPLRTTYPRGRRLRQRIHEPRAVPVPVTDVSAEADPAAAARRIVATEVATGVDASVWPLRPRVVRLGPEHHLVVLTLHHYCSDDYSNALLSRDLRALYAGETGEPVDLPAPQWQYAHWARWQAEQLSGASLERLTRYWTGKLAGARLVELPARRRRPVPDGEPPWISVEHYLDAETTAALRQLARRHRTTLFPVTLAVFYALLHAETAAGDLTVASLFANRGLPQVRDTVGFFASMVLLRERFTPDTTLSELIGQARTTVMDAMRHQDLPHQLLPPDTVTGGAGRTDDVLFQLIGSLMTRTDMAGEELDDMEAQLERRRFALEFVVVPQGDVTSVLLLCSRAEFDPAWADAFVRGYVDLVRRAVADADVPLAELRAVRVP
- a CDS encoding ferritin-like domain-containing protein, which translates into the protein MSFVVPARVNTTLTWDYEASDPRLVALYERAKSSQWRASDVDWSVPVPFGEPLPDDSAFAMAAFADSPLAARGPRAWDAFRWEFQSWMVSQFLHGEQAAMIVAARLVETVPDLDSKFYAATQAVDEARHVEVFSRYLREKIPEPYEVSPPLRELLTDILSDSRWDVTALGMQIMVEAIAMASFRLSNSSFHDPLIKELTHLVARDEARHVTFGVLSLSGLYDQLTTAERAEREELVLDAAALIRRRFLLDDIWQRLEVDRAAGVEFATNHDLMIKYRQAVFSRVAVALGQIGLMTDQVRTGLDKLGLLQFAGERLRARKGR
- a CDS encoding cytochrome P450, with translation MTAPALTPRFDALDPNVVEDPYPEYARLRAAGPLCRIGPGSWGVTRFADVAALQHDPRLGSEFPDGYHQVSVGDGPASAFFQRIMLYRDPPDHVRLRRLMSRAFSPAVVRQLRSYVADLVDELIEPALANGRMDLVGELAYPLPVRVVCRLMGIPPESTEEVRRHAMNLGRAFTAVVPEHARAEADVAVRWLREHIGALLDQRRARRGDDLLSRLLDAEESGDTLSHDEIVDNTVFSFFAGFETTVHMIGTGAAALLSHPDQLDRLRADRSLVGTAVDEFLRWDAPIQGTARYVHEPIEIGGRTVRRGRVLVLMIGAANHDERRFSRPDRLDVGRADNPHLAFGGGAHLCLGAFLARMEGAVVFDRLARLAVLEPAAPTVRERDTPFRAYASIPVRIA